From the Deltaproteobacteria bacterium genome, the window TGCTGTCATTTGCCGATGCAGGGCTTATTTCTGTTGCTAATATAAATCCATTGTCTGTATCCACTGAGGCATGCTCTTTTAACCCATAGTGCGGTTTGTCGTTCTTTATTGTCCAGTCACTCTCTATGTCCCTTTGAAATTTTACAATCTTGCCGTCTTTATCTATCTTCCCTTCGGGTGTCTGTCTCCTGTCTTGCTCTTTTCTTATCTCTTCTTTGCTTATAGGATGGCTTGCTGATTCTATTAGCCTCGCATCTACTGCTATCCCCTCATTTATGCTCAAACCCTTCTTGCTGAATTGCCTTAATACCTCATTGTTTATCTTCTGCATGGCTTTCTTGGATAATCTCCCCCTAAACCTAGAAAATGTAGAATGGTCTGGTGATGCTATGTCAAATGATATGCCTAAAAACTTCTTAAATGATATCCTGTCGTTTATCTGGTTCTCTAATTCAGGGTCTGAATCTATATGATACCATGTCTGTAATAATATCCCTCTTAACAGCATCATCGGTGGATATGCATCTGCTCCTTCTTTGCTGCTTCCTACTGGGTAATATCTTAAAAGCAGTTCTTCAACCTTACCCCACTCTATAACTGTA encodes:
- a CDS encoding IS5 family transposase codes for the protein MGYKQIENNMTFAEVSLAKAMQNNRSLKMLERINTVIEWGKVEELLLRYYPVGSSKEGADAYPPMMLLRGILLQTWYHIDSDPELENQINDRISFKKFLGISFDIASPDHSTFSRFRGRLSKKAMQKINNEVLRQFSKKGLSINEGIAVDARLIESASHPISKEEIRKEQDRRQTPEGKIDKDGKIVKFQRDIESDWTIKNDKPHYGLKEHASVDTDNGFILATEISPASANDSIYLPYCVLASYHTKDKIKKVYADKGYHGKPNREFLNMNNIEDGIMRKDTKTAKLTESEKDRNKEISKKRYIVEQYFGLSHLHNRAWRARFTQLIKNAIDAMFRQMAYNIFRGWRLIGAV